One region of Flavobacterium sp. KACC 22763 genomic DNA includes:
- a CDS encoding PhnA domain-containing protein, with product MKLEELLKKRSGNVCELSDINKNLVAYEVPPAQNKGADGWILINEKCLRQIEKKEELDDAFWKNFLPISMWSEVPAVQVVSWRMLNRFRNESWAADALDMMYLDDENLQWAKAAGDHTDDGAINFHKDSNGNILQNGDTVTLIKDLDVKGSSLNAKVGTAVRNIRLVHDNHEQIEGKIEGQAIVILTKFVKR from the coding sequence ATGAAATTAGAGGAATTATTAAAAAAGAGAAGCGGAAATGTCTGCGAATTGAGCGACATCAATAAAAATCTAGTTGCTTATGAAGTTCCGCCAGCCCAAAATAAAGGGGCGGACGGTTGGATTTTAATCAATGAGAAATGCCTTCGCCAAATTGAAAAAAAAGAGGAATTGGATGATGCTTTCTGGAAAAATTTTCTGCCAATATCAATGTGGAGCGAAGTGCCGGCCGTGCAGGTGGTATCATGGCGCATGCTTAACCGGTTTCGCAATGAAAGCTGGGCAGCCGATGCGCTGGATATGATGTATTTGGATGATGAAAATCTGCAATGGGCAAAAGCAGCCGGAGACCATACCGATGACGGGGCCATTAATTTCCACAAAGACAGCAATGGCAATATCCTGCAAAATGGCGATACGGTGACCCTTATCAAAGATTTGGATGTAAAAGGTTCGTCTTTAAATGCGAAAGTCGGCACGGCAGTTCGAAACATCCGTTTGGTCCATGACAACCATGAGCAGATCGAAGGGAAAATAGAGGGGCAGGCTATCGTGATTTTAACCAAATTTGTAAAGAGATAG
- a CDS encoding YoaK family protein: MKGILKVMLRQLIKALLEMFKHRGKKRSLRHNLKIAALLSSVAGMVNVAGFFSVQTLTTNVTGHFAFFVDEIFKLDLLAALTCFGYIFFFFMGSFTSSLLMELVVRKRENIVHLIPACIEIAILFFIAFFGDGLKAVFPNLISFILLFAMGMQNSFVTRISNSVVRTTHLTGLFTDLGIELSQLFFYREQNRKAELSSSIKLRIIIISFFFIGGITGGVFYSKIGLQALFLGGLILFAGLIYDNIKLNVILLARKLKRKQ, encoded by the coding sequence ATGAAAGGCATTTTAAAAGTAATGCTTCGCCAACTTATAAAAGCACTGCTGGAAATGTTTAAGCACCGAGGAAAAAAAAGAAGTTTGAGGCACAATCTAAAAATTGCCGCCCTTCTCTCGTCTGTTGCCGGGATGGTAAATGTGGCAGGTTTTTTTTCAGTGCAGACCCTTACCACCAATGTGACGGGCCATTTTGCGTTTTTTGTAGATGAAATCTTCAAGCTTGATCTCTTAGCGGCATTGACGTGCTTTGGCTATATATTTTTCTTTTTTATGGGCTCTTTCACATCGAGCCTTCTAATGGAGCTGGTAGTGCGCAAAAGAGAAAATATCGTGCATCTTATTCCTGCCTGCATTGAGATTGCAATTTTATTTTTTATTGCCTTCTTTGGAGATGGCTTAAAGGCCGTTTTTCCAAATTTAATTTCCTTTATTCTGCTTTTTGCAATGGGAATGCAGAATTCTTTTGTTACAAGAATCTCAAATTCCGTAGTGAGAACCACCCATTTAACCGGCCTATTTACCGATTTGGGCATTGAGCTGTCCCAGCTTTTCTTTTATAGGGAGCAAAATAGGAAAGCTGAACTTTCCTCTTCAATTAAGCTGCGGATAATTATTATCAGCTTTTTTTTCATTGGAGGCATTACAGGAGGCGTTTTTTATTCAAAAATAGGGCTGCAGGCATTATTTCTTGGAGGACTTATATTGTTTGCGGGCTTAATTTATGACAATATTAAGCTAAATGTAATCCTGCTTGCGCGCAAATTAAAAAGAAAACAATAG
- a CDS encoding HD domain-containing protein has product MEYKYYISSHNGIETLYRIKEGRIGDSAGTLESFQNGRWNGDLSSLKSFMSRYASGWLDEGDAMDYKTAIRALGKKVDEARSFAAEKHGNQKYGKYPYEVHLVNAVSVLLRNGILPDTEMNIDLWSSAWLHDVLEDTDTDRDEIIDRFGIHIFEIVWSLTDGKGENRKERKQAMYEKIVLNQNAIIIKLADRIANLEFSIIGNNQEKIKLYADENDELNSYLAGRITEKEGLVLLDYLNGLVGRMKLQHYNRLAP; this is encoded by the coding sequence ATGGAGTATAAATATTATATCAGCAGCCACAACGGCATCGAAACGCTCTATAGAATTAAAGAAGGCAGAATTGGAGATTCTGCAGGCACTTTGGAATCTTTTCAAAATGGACGGTGGAATGGCGATTTGAGCTCCTTAAAATCTTTTATGAGCAGGTATGCTTCCGGCTGGCTCGATGAAGGCGACGCCATGGATTATAAGACAGCCATAAGGGCATTAGGAAAAAAAGTGGATGAGGCCAGAAGTTTTGCGGCTGAAAAGCATGGAAACCAGAAATATGGAAAATACCCCTATGAGGTGCACCTTGTAAATGCAGTTAGCGTATTGCTGCGCAATGGCATTTTGCCTGACACTGAAATGAATATCGATTTATGGAGCAGCGCTTGGCTGCATGATGTGCTGGAAGATACAGATACGGACAGGGATGAAATAATTGACAGGTTTGGGATACATATTTTTGAAATAGTATGGTCCCTGACTGATGGCAAGGGGGAAAACAGGAAAGAAAGGAAACAGGCAATGTATGAAAAAATAGTCCTGAACCAGAATGCAATCATAATCAAACTCGCTGATAGGATTGCGAATCTGGAATTCAGCATCATTGGCAATAATCAGGAAAAAATCAAGCTGTATGCCGATGAAAATGATGAATTGAACAGCTATTTGGCCGGCAGGATTACTGAAAAAGAAGGGCTGGTGCTGCTGGATTATCTCAATGGCCTGGTTGGCAGAATGAAACTGCAGCACTATAACAGATTGGCTCCATAA
- a CDS encoding class I SAM-dependent methyltransferase has product MIFEQLKQNRSIDDNEFNQVYPIRIKKLAARHWTPVKIARKAAGFLVDKPGKRVLDIGSGAGKFCLVGAALTNGIFYGVEQRESLIKLSRKIAEKYKIDNAEFIHSNIMEISFLDYDAFYFFNSFQENIDLTARIDKSIDPSEELYNLYTAYLKGQLEKTPIGTKLVTYWSNCREVPKSFSLESVSHGGVLSFWRKTA; this is encoded by the coding sequence ATGATTTTTGAACAGCTCAAGCAAAATAGATCTATTGATGATAACGAGTTTAACCAAGTGTACCCTATTAGGATAAAGAAGCTGGCTGCCCGCCATTGGACACCTGTAAAAATAGCCAGAAAAGCGGCTGGTTTTTTGGTGGACAAACCTGGTAAAAGGGTATTGGATATAGGCTCGGGGGCTGGAAAATTCTGCCTTGTGGGGGCCGCTTTAACCAATGGGATTTTTTATGGGGTCGAGCAAAGGGAATCGCTTATAAAATTATCGCGGAAAATTGCCGAAAAATATAAGATTGATAATGCAGAATTCATACACTCAAATATTATGGAGATATCTTTTTTGGATTATGACGCTTTCTATTTTTTCAATTCATTTCAGGAAAATATAGATCTGACGGCCCGCATTGACAAATCAATTGATCCAAGTGAGGAACTGTATAATCTATATACGGCTTATCTTAAAGGCCAGCTGGAGAAAACTCCCATTGGCACAAAACTGGTTACCTACTGGAGCAATTGCAGAGAGGTTCCAAAGAGTTTCAGCCTAGAATCCGTTTCGCACGGCGGGGTATTAAGCTTCTGGAGAAAAACGGCTTAA
- a CDS encoding DUF983 domain-containing protein, with protein sequence MKKGSRLNSILTGSCPKCQNGNMYVDKNLLHLGSVLKMHEKCSHCGLRYQIEPSFFFGAMYVSYGLNVGVGIAVFAISYLIFDSGIKTSFIAITAVLVILFPILLRLSRNIYINMFVCYDPKAAIKKE encoded by the coding sequence ATGAAGAAAGGAAGCAGATTAAATAGCATTTTAACGGGAAGCTGCCCTAAATGCCAGAATGGGAATATGTACGTGGATAAAAACCTGCTGCATTTGGGCTCTGTTTTAAAAATGCATGAGAAGTGCAGCCATTGCGGGCTAAGATATCAGATAGAGCCTTCTTTCTTTTTTGGCGCAATGTATGTAAGCTATGGGTTGAATGTCGGTGTTGGAATTGCTGTTTTTGCCATCTCATATCTTATTTTTGATTCTGGAATAAAAACATCGTTTATTGCAATTACTGCAGTGCTGGTAATTTTGTTTCCGATATTGCTGCGATTATCCCGAAATATTTATATCAATATGTTTGTCTGCTATGATCCGAAAGCGGCAATAAAAAAAGAATAA
- a CDS encoding Crp/Fnr family transcriptional regulator: MISKFIFNNQYILNELPQSDRDLLEKVMQSRKYAKNQTVFTEGTLPTGIFYIQTGKIKKHKVDNDGREQIIYIYSSGEFFGYTAILSEKAYGDNAVAIENSVISFISKEDFFNILNNSAVFSRLLLKCLSHEFSVVANLMAVLSQRTVRERVALSLLILHDKYKTDDGQKNVFITLSRGDLAKMVGTVNETLARVLHDFKNENLIWMEGRKIQLVNFQQLIRIANFY; this comes from the coding sequence ATGATTTCAAAATTCATCTTCAATAACCAGTATATTTTAAATGAGCTGCCCCAAAGCGATAGGGACCTGCTTGAAAAGGTGATGCAAAGCAGAAAGTATGCTAAAAACCAGACAGTATTTACCGAAGGGACGCTGCCTACAGGCATTTTTTATATTCAGACAGGCAAGATCAAAAAGCACAAGGTCGATAATGATGGAAGGGAGCAGATTATTTACATCTACAGTTCAGGAGAGTTTTTCGGCTATACGGCCATACTAAGCGAGAAGGCATATGGAGATAACGCTGTGGCCATTGAAAATTCAGTCATTTCATTTATATCCAAAGAGGATTTTTTTAATATTCTTAATAATTCTGCAGTGTTTTCGCGCCTGCTTTTAAAATGCCTCAGCCATGAGTTTAGCGTGGTGGCAAATCTAATGGCTGTTTTATCGCAGCGGACCGTAAGGGAGCGCGTGGCGCTTAGCCTATTGATTCTGCATGATAAATATAAAACAGATGATGGCCAGAAAAATGTTTTTATTACCCTTTCCAGGGGAGATCTGGCCAAAATGGTAGGCACTGTAAATGAAACTCTGGCAAGGGTGCTCCATGATTTTAAGAATGAAAATCTTATATGGATGGAAGGGCGCAAGATCCAGCTGGTTAATTTCCAGCAATTGATCCGCATAGCCAATTTTTATTGA